The proteins below come from a single Papaver somniferum cultivar HN1 chromosome 11, ASM357369v1, whole genome shotgun sequence genomic window:
- the LOC113325263 gene encoding F-box/kelch-repeat protein At3g06240-like, which produces MKTKKEAIAEMIYFPEDILKEIFLRLPGRSLLRFRCVSKSFCTLIDNPSFRSMNHELSYSRNNPSFMFCEAKRNKIYTIDYKSVSSLLPSSTTCEFTTNHMNYPLKFQDCEVVFLSSCNGLVWIHLRKTGGHEKEYYIWNPATEVYKSIPMPREVKSLRRGYGFCYDYRTEDYKLVRVVVDWASKCSDVDVYTVSSNSWKTTQIIPYNIYYQGYCGVLFCGALHWLMRTFGRDSTHVLVCFDIVNKRFEEVALPETPMPYPEEPLEADMLDLGIGVLGGCICLIYRFFGVGVDVWMMQEYGVRKSWTKSFSITHESITSSIYLELMWSFKNYKILWGIDYGFILYDSNNKIFREMVMYSHWTDRLTAARNYMVSSVSL; this is translated from the coding sequence atgaagacgaagaaagaGGCAATTGCAGAAATGATATACTTTCCGGAAGACATTCTGAAAGAAATCTTTTTAAGGCTACCAGGGAGGTCTCTTTTACGATTCAGATGCGTGAGTAAGTCTTTTTGTACCTTAATTGATAACCCTAGTTTTCGTAGTATGAATCATGAGCTTAGTTACAGTAGAAACAATCCTAGTTTTATGTTTTGCGAGGCTAAACGTAACAAAATATACACGATAGATTATAAGTCAGTATCGTCTTTATTGCCATCATCAACAACGTGTGAATTTACTACTAATCACATGAATTACCCTCTCAAATTTCAAGATTGCGAAGTTGTTTTTTTGTCTTCATGTAATGGCTTGGTATGGATACATCTTAGAAAAACTGGTGGTCATGAAAAGGAGTATTATATTTGGAATCCGGCAACAGAAGTTTACAAGAGCATACCCATGCCAAGAGAAGTAAAAAGCCTCAGGCGTGGTTATGGATTTTGTTATGATTACAGGACTGAAGATTATAAATTGGTAAGGGTTGTTGTCGACTGGGCTTCAAAGTGTTCTGATGTTGATGTCTATACGGTAAGCTCAAATTCATGGAAAACCACTCAAATCATACCTTACAATATTTATTACCAAGGATATTGTGGTGTGCTCTTTTgtggagctcttcattggctTATGCGTACCTTCGGGCGAGACTCCACTCATGTACTGGTTTGTTTTGATATTGTCAATAAGAGATTCGAAGAGGTTGCACTGCCAGAAACACCTATGCCATATCCAGAAGAACCTTTGGAAGCAGATATGTTGGATTTAGGAATAGGAGTATTGGGAGGGTGTATATGTTTAATTTATCGTTTTTTTGGTGTCGGGGTTGATGTATGGATGATGCAAGAATATGGAGTTAGAAAATCTTGGACTAAAAGTTTTTCCATTACCCACGAGAGTATAACCAGCAGTATATATTTGGAGTTGATGTGGAGTTTCAAGAACTACAAGATTTTATGGGGGATCGATTATGGATTCATTTTATATGATTCAAACAACAAAATATTTAGAGAAATGGTGATGTATTCTCATTGGACTGATAGGCTTACTGCAGCACGGAATTATATGGTTAGTTCAGTTTCGCTTTAA
- the LOC113325264 gene encoding receptor-like protein 14 — MSKLESLDLSFNILSGHIPQSLTSIDSLGFLSLSHNNLSGKIPRGNHFDTLSLEGSAFVGNEFLCGFPTEKDCEGKHSIGIDKTNPSSETDNDDKEDAKQKLLLYAIVSLGFGVGFWSLFLVLLLNKQKWWFPYWRIVDSVAVAINASSFLLNYDLIVIVAFDIRKECEASLSLISSLMASCRKIKDWMYM; from the exons ATGTCTAAATTAGAGTCTTTGGATTTAAGTTTCAATATACTATCTGGACATATCCCGCAATCTTTGACATCGATCGATTCTCTTGGGTTTTTAAGCTTATCTCATAATAATTTAAGCGGAAAGATTCCAAGAGGAAATCACTTTGATACGTTGAGTTTGGAGGGTTCTGCTTTCGTTGGGAATGAGTTTTTGTGTGGATTTCCTACGGAGAAAGATTGCGAGGGTAAACATAGTATTGGTATCGATAAAACTAATCCTTCAAGTGAAACTGATAACGATGATAAAGAGGATGCAAAACAGAAGCTATTGTTGTATGCTATTGTTTCCTTAGGATTTGGAGTTGGATTTtggagtttgtttttagttttgcttCTAAATAAACAGAAATGGTGGTTCCCTTATTGGAGAATTGTTGATTCAGTTGCCGTTGCAATA AATGCAAGTAGCTTTCTTCTGAATTATGATCTCATAGTCATAGTAGCATTTGATATTAGGAAGGAGTGCGAAGCATCCTTATcgctaatttcatctttgatggCTTCTTGCAGAAAGATTAAGGATTGGATGTATATGTAG
- the LOC113325265 gene encoding LRR receptor-like serine/threonine-protein kinase FLS2 yields the protein MALLTFKSSLEDPSNRLSSWQEGSQHKNCCSWHGIGCSYDTFHVVSIDLRNVHLENYMDEAMNGEETVIQLSSSLTGKLSPSLFNLTHLEYLDLAFNDFHNLEPEILFRFSELTKLTHLDLSNTNFTSSISTHFGNLSSLVYLDLSCKSISYFHGDYFPFPYIPTFCLNSSSTQWMRGLVNLQVLRLSGIDLSDQATSSKLNFAHHIPYLSNLRKLDISNCRIYDPIRHKFHNLSRLVSLKMGGNFFNSLIPLQLANLTALITLELPSCGLYQGSSIPYLPQLKEIDVSDNPYLHTDLTRMFPSSWPKLQKLQISSTNATGYIPSSNAPQLVSFSASGCSIQGSSVPFSFYNLSLLQYLDLSNNNITSNLSSISSLKKLHFLDLSHNNFQGPIPSSICKKFLLRQLFLDSNNITGVLPSCITMLKNLVDIRISNNAIRGTVSLISLISKFKLTSLDLSSTKLTIDVDERVHLYSKPTLETLKLGKLHPNVFPTFSCNLTHLKQLNLSHSNLMGPIPSCISELKNLLYLDLSNNKLRGPLPVLPQGIYHLDLSQNKLDGEISLKAGERISSAREISLNGNKLSGTIPFSICSPEPRKTYDPVFIDLSKNKLSGTIPSSIGSCSLLWYLNLGNNNLSGNVPNELQQVERLQYLQLSHNNLNGTFPKSIEKLYSLQGLDLGYNNFEGNIPSGFGSPTDLRIISLRSNKFNGSIPIGIYNTFFLQILDLSINNFSGPISREITKLMMLKVTTTLYLSRTQNGKMQFQLAIKGSVAQFDDLYEYSSGIDLSCNILDGKFPQR from the coding sequence ATGGCACTCTTAACTTTCAAGTCTTCTTTGGAAGACCCATCAAATCGTTTATCTTCATGGCAAGAAGGCAGCCAACATAAAAACTGTTGCAGTTGGCATGGTATTGGATGCTCATATGACACTTTTCATGTTGTATCAATCGACCTCCGGAATGTACACTTAGAAAATTATATGGACGAAGCTATGAACGGTGAAGAAACCGTCATCCAACTAAGCAGTTCATTAACAGGTAAACTGTCTCCTTCTCTATTCAACCTTACTCATTTAGAGTATCTAGATCTTGCCTTCAATGATTTTCATAATCTGGAACCGGAAATCCTATTTCGGTTTTCTGAGCTAACTAAACTCACCCACCTTGATCTCTCAAACACCAACTTTACATCATCAATTTCCACACATTTCGGCAACTTATCATCTTTAGTATACCTTGATCTATCTTGCAAATCAATCTCTTATTTTCATGGAGattattttccttttccttaTATTCCTACGTTTTGCTTAAATTCGTCATCTACACAATGGATGAGAGGTTTAGTAAATCTCCAGGTACTAAGGTTGAGTGGTATTGATCTATCTGATCAGGCCACATCTTCAAAACTGAATTTCGCACATCATATTCCATATCTTTCGAATCTTAGGAAACTCGACATCTCTAATTGCAGGATATATGACCCAATCCGTCATAAGTTTCACAATCTTTCCCGTCTAGTCTCTCTTAAAATGGGTGGCAACTTCTTTAATTCCTTAATACCATTACAACTGGCTAATTTAACTGCACTTATAACTCTTGAATTACCTTCTTGTGGTTTATATCAAGGTTCGTCGATTCCTTATCTTCCTCAACTTAAAGAGATTGATGTGAGTGACAATCCATATCTTCACACTGATCTAACTAGAATGTTTCCCAGCAGTTGGCCTAAATTACAAAAACTTCAGATATCATCAACTAATGCAACTGGATACATTCCGAGTTCAAATGCACCACAATTAGTCAGTTTTTCTGCCTCAGGGTGTTCAATTCAAGGATCCTCCGTGCCTTTTTCATTCTACAATCTTTCTCTGTTGCAGTATCTAGACCTCTCCAATAATAACATTACAAGTAATCTTTCTTCGATCTCCAGTTTAAAAAAACTACACTTTCTCGACTTGTCTCACAATAATTTTCAAGGACCCATACCAAGTTCAATCTGCAAAAAATTTCTACTTCGACAACTTTTTTTAGATAGTAATAATATCACAGGAGTATTACCAAGTTGCATTACCATGCTCAAAAACCTTGTTGACATTCGTATATCTAATAACGCTATCCGGGGCACTGTCTCACTGATCTCTTTGATTAGCAAATTCAAACTAACAAGTCTAGACCTGTCCTCAACTAAGCTGACCATTGACGTAGATGAACGCGTGCATCTGTACTCTAAACCTACATTGGAGACTTTAAAACTGGGGAAACTGCATCCGAACGTATTCCCTACTTTCAGTTGCAATTTGACTCATCTTAAGCAATTGAATTTGTCTCATTCCAACCTCATGGGACCTATTCCTTCTTGCATCTCCGAACTCAAAAATCTCTTGTACTTGGATTTGTCTAACAACAAACTCCGTGGTCCTCTTCCTGTTTTACCTCAAGGTATCTATCATTTGGATTTATCACAAAACAAGCTTGATGGTGAGATCTCATTAAAAGCTGGAGAAAGAATATCGAGTGCTAGAGAAATTAGTCTAAATGGGAACAAACTTTCGGGTACCATTCCATTTTCAATATGTTCACCAGAACCAAGGAAAACATATGATCCGGTATTCATTGATCTCTCAAAAAACAAACTGTCTGGGACTATACCTTCTAGTATAGGGTCATGCAGTTTACTTTGGTATTTAAACCTAGGCAACAACAATCTTTCTGGAAATGTTCCGAATGAACTTCAACAAGTAGAACGTCTACAATATCTTCAATTAAGCCATAACAACCTCAATGGTACTTTCCCCAAGTCCATAGAAAAACTTTACTCCTTGCAAGGTCTCGACTTAGGATATAACAACTTTGAAGGTAATATACCGTCTGGTTTTGGTTCACCGACTGACCTTAGGATTATTTCTTTAAGGTCAAACAAGTTCAATGGGTCCATTCCTATAGGGATTTACAATACCTTTTTCCTTCAAATATTAGACTTGTCAATAAACAATTTCTCAGGTCCCATTTCAAGAGAAATAACAAAGTTGATGATGCTAAAAGTTACAACTACTCTGTACCTAAGCCGAACGCAAAATGGTAAAATGCAATTTCAGTTAGCCATTAAAGGCAGCGTGGCACAATTTGATGATCTATACGAATATAGTTCAGGAATTGATCTATCATGCAACATTCTGGATGGCAAATTCCCACAGAGATAG